In Paenarthrobacter sp. GOM3, a single window of DNA contains:
- a CDS encoding ABC transporter family substrate-binding protein, producing MKKYTTIGGVALAATLMLTACGGGTPSGPASQKAEESGGDISKLISVNAKEAKDLEPGGTVTLGVGSIGPDFNGFSNVGNSADNSALMTPVNTASISSGGIGGCWKLDFDGKASPNKDFCEDVKSEVKDGKQTITIKVNDKATWNDGTPIDVKTFENTWKMLRGEDKSIDIVTAGAYAFVDSVKAGANDKEVIVTTTQPVFPLEGLFFGLIHPAINTPEIFNKGFAGDMHPEWMAGPFKVENYDTTAKTVTMIPNDKWWGQKPVLDKVIWRQMEPSATIAAFKNGEIDAANGRTLGRYKQLEGTTNSEVRRGQRLFAGGLNINAKRPALTDVAVRKAIFTAVDRKAIRDVRFNGLNWSEESSGSMMLMPFSQYYQDNYPVKDTGAEAAKKVLTDAGYTANDKGIMAKDGTPIAFKITNFGDDPTAAATSQTLQNQLKAAGMDVTIDQRGDADFGKVIGGREFDLTISGYTVGPDATDAVKQYYDSTTNENGLGDAELDAEIKRLATISDDKERNKAAMDVEKKHMEKYYSMGTVLNGPEIQFVRTGLANYGPSLFKSLSNVPDWTTLGWEKGAKK from the coding sequence ATGAAGAAGTACACGACGATCGGCGGCGTAGCGCTCGCAGCGACGCTCATGCTGACCGCTTGCGGCGGGGGAACGCCGTCGGGTCCGGCCTCCCAAAAGGCAGAAGAAAGTGGCGGCGACATCAGCAAGCTGATCAGCGTCAACGCCAAGGAAGCGAAAGACCTGGAGCCGGGCGGGACGGTCACCTTGGGCGTAGGCAGCATTGGTCCCGACTTCAACGGATTCTCCAATGTGGGCAACAGCGCTGACAATTCAGCGCTCATGACTCCCGTCAACACCGCTTCCATCAGCAGCGGCGGGATTGGCGGCTGCTGGAAGCTGGACTTCGACGGCAAGGCCTCGCCGAATAAGGACTTCTGCGAAGACGTCAAGAGCGAAGTAAAAGACGGCAAGCAGACCATCACCATCAAGGTGAACGACAAGGCAACCTGGAACGATGGGACCCCCATCGACGTCAAGACCTTCGAGAACACCTGGAAGATGCTCCGCGGCGAAGACAAGTCGATCGACATTGTCACCGCGGGCGCCTACGCATTCGTGGATTCGGTCAAGGCTGGCGCCAACGACAAAGAAGTCATTGTCACCACCACGCAGCCCGTCTTCCCGCTGGAAGGCCTCTTCTTCGGCCTGATCCACCCGGCCATCAACACTCCGGAAATCTTCAACAAGGGTTTCGCCGGTGATATGCACCCCGAATGGATGGCCGGTCCCTTCAAGGTGGAGAACTACGACACCACCGCTAAGACCGTCACCATGATCCCCAACGACAAGTGGTGGGGACAGAAGCCGGTGCTGGACAAGGTCATTTGGCGCCAGATGGAACCGAGTGCAACCATCGCTGCCTTCAAGAACGGTGAGATCGACGCCGCCAACGGCCGTACCCTGGGCCGCTACAAGCAGCTGGAAGGCACCACTAACTCCGAGGTCCGCCGTGGCCAGCGCCTCTTCGCCGGTGGACTCAACATTAACGCCAAGCGGCCGGCCCTGACCGATGTTGCCGTGCGTAAGGCGATTTTCACCGCCGTCGACCGCAAGGCCATCCGCGACGTCCGCTTCAACGGCCTGAACTGGTCCGAAGAGAGCTCGGGCTCCATGATGCTCATGCCGTTCTCCCAGTACTACCAGGACAACTACCCCGTGAAGGACACCGGTGCCGAGGCTGCCAAGAAGGTCCTGACCGACGCTGGCTACACAGCCAACGACAAGGGGATCATGGCCAAGGACGGCACTCCTATCGCCTTCAAGATCACCAACTTCGGTGATGACCCCACCGCAGCCGCAACCTCGCAGACGCTGCAGAACCAGCTCAAGGCTGCCGGCATGGACGTGACCATCGACCAGCGCGGTGACGCCGACTTTGGCAAGGTCATCGGCGGCCGCGAGTTCGACCTCACAATCTCCGGTTACACCGTGGGTCCGGACGCCACTGACGCCGTGAAGCAGTACTACGACTCCACCACCAACGAAAACGGCCTGGGCGATGCCGAGCTCGACGCCGAAATCAAGCGCCTGGCGACCATCTCCGATGACAAAGAGCGCAACAAGGCCGCCATGGACGTAGAGAAGAAGCACATGGAGAAGTACTACTCCATGGGCACCGTCCTCAACGGCCCGGAGATCCAGTTCGTGCGCACGGGCCTGGCCAACTACGGCCCGTCCCTGTTCAAGAGCCTCTCCAACGTTCCGGACTGGACCACCCTCGGCTGGGAAAAGGGCGCCAAGAAGTAG
- a CDS encoding ABC transporter ATP-binding protein, translating to MSTNTTPAERLRDAGLYAPGDAVLSVRDLNVRFNSENGVVHAVRGVDFDLMPGKTLGIVGESGSGKSVTSMAIMGLLPETADITGSVRYKGKELLGLSDKAMCKHRGSDIAMVFQDPLSSLTPVYTVGHQIIEALTVHNPTMTKQAKEARAVDLLRMVGIPSPKDRLKAFPHEFSGGMRQRVMIAIAIANDPRVLIADEPTTALDVTIQAQVLEVLHTAQEETGAAVVMITHDLGVVAGMADDIMVMYAGKPVETGAVEDIYYNPRMPYTLGLLGAVPRVDTSEKQSLVPIEGTPPNLALPVIGCSFAARCPMVSEACLHGEPELLAVPGAQGQTLGHKAACIKADQLSGDADAHKIFQAPPKPVSKFDGVARLEREKVLELKDVKKHFPLLKGALIKRRIGTVKAVDGLSFDIREGECVSIVGESGCGKTTTLLEIMEFHPDQVGEVVIGGVSNKVATDHKTKMAMRKEMQMVFQDPTGALDPRFTVYEVLAEPLENLGMPKAAIRKRIMELMKLVGLQPDHVNRFPNQFSGGQRQRIGIARALAVNPKLVVLDEPVSALDVSVQAGVINLLDKLRAELGLSYLMVAHDLSVVRHISDRVAVMYLGKIVETGDVDEVFDNPRHPYTRALLSAIPVPDPNLERTRERIILQGDLPSPLDAPKGCNFATRCPVFAALPAGKQEKCLTLEPPLASEGAQDFACFFPDGEIDADMLVVHA from the coding sequence ATGAGCACCAACACCACTCCTGCCGAACGCCTCCGCGACGCCGGACTGTACGCACCGGGTGACGCCGTGCTCAGCGTCCGCGACCTCAACGTCCGCTTCAATTCCGAAAACGGGGTGGTCCACGCCGTCCGCGGAGTGGATTTCGACCTCATGCCTGGCAAAACCCTGGGCATTGTGGGTGAGTCCGGCTCCGGCAAATCCGTCACGTCCATGGCCATCATGGGCCTCCTCCCCGAAACCGCGGACATCACCGGTTCGGTGCGATACAAGGGCAAGGAACTCCTGGGCCTGAGCGATAAGGCCATGTGCAAGCACCGCGGCAGCGACATCGCCATGGTGTTCCAGGACCCATTGTCTTCGCTGACCCCCGTCTACACGGTGGGCCACCAAATCATCGAGGCGCTCACGGTCCACAACCCGACCATGACCAAGCAGGCAAAAGAAGCCCGCGCCGTCGACCTCTTGCGGATGGTGGGCATCCCCAGCCCGAAGGACCGGCTGAAGGCCTTCCCGCACGAATTTTCCGGCGGCATGCGCCAGCGCGTCATGATCGCCATCGCGATTGCCAACGATCCCCGCGTCCTCATCGCCGATGAACCCACGACGGCGTTGGACGTCACCATCCAGGCGCAGGTGCTCGAAGTTCTCCACACCGCGCAAGAGGAAACCGGCGCCGCCGTCGTAATGATCACGCACGACCTCGGCGTCGTGGCCGGCATGGCCGACGACATCATGGTGATGTACGCGGGCAAGCCCGTGGAAACCGGCGCTGTGGAGGACATCTACTACAACCCGCGCATGCCCTACACCCTTGGCCTGCTGGGAGCCGTCCCACGCGTGGACACCTCGGAAAAGCAATCGCTGGTGCCCATCGAAGGGACCCCGCCCAACCTGGCGCTGCCCGTCATCGGATGCTCGTTCGCGGCCCGCTGCCCGATGGTCAGCGAAGCCTGCCTGCACGGCGAGCCGGAGTTGCTTGCGGTGCCGGGTGCGCAGGGACAAACGCTCGGACACAAAGCAGCCTGCATCAAGGCCGACCAGTTGAGCGGGGACGCCGACGCGCACAAGATTTTCCAGGCACCGCCGAAGCCCGTTTCAAAGTTCGACGGCGTTGCCCGCCTTGAGCGCGAAAAGGTCCTGGAACTCAAGGACGTGAAAAAGCACTTCCCGCTGCTCAAGGGTGCGCTCATCAAACGACGCATTGGCACGGTCAAGGCCGTGGACGGACTGAGCTTCGACATCCGCGAGGGTGAGTGCGTCTCGATCGTGGGCGAGTCCGGTTGCGGCAAGACCACCACCTTGCTGGAAATCATGGAGTTCCACCCGGATCAGGTGGGCGAGGTGGTGATCGGCGGCGTGAGTAACAAAGTAGCCACCGACCACAAAACCAAGATGGCCATGCGCAAGGAAATGCAGATGGTGTTCCAGGACCCCACAGGCGCCCTGGATCCGCGCTTCACGGTTTACGAAGTCCTGGCCGAACCCCTGGAGAACCTGGGGATGCCCAAGGCCGCCATCCGGAAACGCATCATGGAGCTCATGAAGCTGGTGGGCCTGCAACCGGACCACGTCAACCGCTTCCCCAACCAGTTCTCCGGCGGCCAACGCCAACGCATCGGCATCGCCCGGGCACTCGCCGTCAACCCCAAGCTGGTGGTCCTGGACGAGCCAGTGTCTGCACTGGACGTTTCTGTGCAGGCTGGCGTGATCAACCTGCTGGACAAGCTCCGTGCCGAGCTGGGCTTGAGCTACCTCATGGTGGCCCACGACCTTTCGGTGGTCCGGCACATCTCAGACCGCGTGGCCGTGATGTACCTGGGCAAGATCGTGGAGACCGGTGACGTGGACGAAGTCTTCGACAACCCACGCCACCCCTACACGCGTGCCCTGCTCTCTGCCATCCCGGTTCCGGACCCCAACCTGGAACGCACCCGCGAACGCATCATCCTGCAGGGCGACCTTCCCAGCCCGCTTGATGCGCCCAAGGGATGTAACTTCGCTACACGTTGTCCCGTATTCGCCGCGCTTCCCGCGGGGAAGCAGGAGAAGTGCCTTACTCTGGAGCCGCCACTGGCTTCCGAAGGGGCGCAGGACTTCGCCTGCTTCTTCCCGGACGGAGAAATAGATGCCGACATGCTGGTGGTGCATGCCTGA
- a CDS encoding ABC transporter permease yields MTNIIDPIAEIDESRVADQDVVIGKSRIIFRRFMRNRTAVAGLFIFLALFLFSIFGGFLTPWDKETLDPFNIGMPPSPDHLLGTTQAGIDLMALIVDGTRTSILIGLIVGGLSVLISAVYGCTMAFFGGKVDATMLFILEALIMMPAILVVAVATSGSGGLKNLPSWLLLVIVLLFFSWMGTARLVRSLSMSLMQRDYVKAARYMGVPSRRIVWRHLVPNIGSLLVLDFTRGITGAILAEVAFSFIGIGIKLPDVSLGVLIGQATGQVSSFPWMFWVPLTVMFLLTGSLAMMNDGLRDAFDPSSSSIGRAKRTKPQTAKKINK; encoded by the coding sequence ATGACGAACATCATCGATCCCATCGCGGAAATCGACGAGTCCCGGGTTGCTGACCAGGACGTCGTCATTGGGAAATCCCGCATCATCTTCCGCCGGTTCATGCGGAACCGGACCGCCGTCGCCGGTTTGTTCATCTTCCTCGCCCTGTTTCTTTTCTCCATCTTCGGCGGGTTTCTGACCCCTTGGGACAAGGAAACCCTGGATCCGTTCAACATCGGGATGCCGCCGTCCCCGGACCACCTGCTCGGTACGACGCAGGCCGGCATCGACCTCATGGCGCTCATAGTTGATGGCACCAGGACCTCCATCCTCATTGGCCTGATTGTTGGCGGCCTTTCCGTCCTGATCTCCGCCGTGTACGGATGCACCATGGCGTTCTTCGGCGGCAAGGTGGATGCCACCATGCTGTTCATCCTGGAAGCGCTCATCATGATGCCCGCCATCCTGGTGGTAGCCGTGGCGACCAGTGGCAGCGGAGGACTCAAGAACCTCCCCAGCTGGCTCCTGCTGGTTATCGTCCTGCTCTTCTTCAGCTGGATGGGTACTGCCCGCCTGGTGCGCTCGCTGTCCATGTCGCTCATGCAACGCGACTACGTCAAAGCGGCAAGGTACATGGGCGTCCCCTCGCGACGCATTGTGTGGCGGCACCTGGTTCCGAACATCGGCTCGCTGCTGGTGCTCGACTTCACCCGGGGCATCACGGGTGCCATCCTGGCCGAAGTGGCGTTCTCGTTCATCGGTATCGGCATCAAGCTTCCTGACGTCAGCCTCGGTGTCCTGATCGGCCAGGCCACGGGCCAGGTCTCGTCGTTCCCTTGGATGTTCTGGGTTCCGTTGACCGTCATGTTCCTGCTGACAGGTTCGCTGGCCATGATGAATGACGGACTCCGTGACGCTTTCGATCCCAGCTCCAGTTCCATCGGCCGGGCGAAGCGGACCAAGCCCCAGACTGCGAAGAAGATCAACAAATGA
- a CDS encoding ABC transporter permease produces MLKYLMKRSGIYLIMIFLTTSAGYFLAVSSLKPAVLEQEKIPRPTPEQVAASFRGLGLDPDKNPWERYVEWLGGIVTRWDWGRSPNGAFVNAEFADRVLVSTRLFIASIILTLIIGVALGVYSAARQYKFQDRVITSYSYLVHILPAPIAYFLVQLGAISINEAVGQRIFFVTGISTPGIDPGWPAFVDLVAHYAVPTFAMTIFGWAGYQIAQRQYLLDNVNADFVRTARAKGLTRNQAITRHALRVSFIPVAQSIAFTIPAIFTGGFFAEAIFAWPGIGLWSIQSIGLQDVNVATATLAYGSVIFAIGAILADFATTLVDPRVRVQ; encoded by the coding sequence ATGCTGAAATATCTGATGAAGCGATCGGGAATCTACCTGATCATGATCTTCCTGACCACAAGCGCCGGCTACTTCCTGGCTGTCTCATCGCTCAAACCAGCGGTCCTCGAACAGGAAAAGATTCCGCGGCCCACGCCCGAACAGGTAGCCGCATCGTTCCGGGGCCTCGGCCTGGATCCGGATAAGAATCCATGGGAGCGCTACGTTGAATGGCTCGGCGGCATAGTCACCCGCTGGGACTGGGGCCGCAGCCCCAACGGCGCATTCGTTAATGCCGAATTCGCCGACCGCGTCCTGGTCTCCACCCGGCTCTTCATCGCCTCGATCATCCTGACGCTGATCATCGGCGTCGCACTGGGCGTCTACTCCGCAGCACGCCAGTACAAGTTCCAGGACCGCGTCATCACGTCCTACAGCTACTTGGTCCACATCCTTCCGGCGCCCATCGCCTACTTCCTGGTCCAGCTCGGCGCCATCAGCATCAACGAGGCCGTCGGGCAGCGCATCTTCTTCGTGACCGGTATTTCGACGCCGGGAATCGACCCTGGGTGGCCCGCTTTCGTTGATCTTGTGGCCCACTACGCCGTGCCCACCTTCGCGATGACCATCTTCGGTTGGGCCGGGTACCAGATCGCCCAGCGTCAGTACCTCCTGGACAACGTCAACGCAGACTTCGTCCGCACCGCACGGGCCAAAGGACTCACCAGGAACCAGGCGATCACCCGCCATGCGCTGAGAGTTTCGTTCATTCCCGTGGCGCAAAGCATCGCGTTCACCATCCCGGCGATCTTCACCGGCGGCTTCTTCGCCGAAGCCATCTTCGCCTGGCCCGGCATTGGTTTGTGGAGCATCCAGTCCATCGGGCTGCAGGACGTGAATGTAGCTACAGCCACGTTGGCCTACGGCTCAGTGATCTTCGCCATCGGCGCTATCTTGGCCGACTTCGCCACAACGCTGGTTGATCCACGAGTGAGGGTCCAGTAA
- a CDS encoding TetR/AcrR family transcriptional regulator, with the protein MSFIPLQPDLPLGSPHERSDAARNRERLLSAARELVDEFGAEALTMDALACKAKVGKGTVFRRFGNRAGLMMTLLSDAESDFQRAFMFGPPPLGPGASPADRLTAFGEGRIYFVLENGELLKAAGAATRNRFDVPATKLSHRHMEVLLREAGIADPWVMAMSLTYALDPERIVDDVRVRGISPKRLTDSWRDVVARLMRTA; encoded by the coding sequence GTGAGCTTCATCCCCCTCCAGCCGGATCTGCCTCTCGGTTCCCCGCATGAGCGCAGCGACGCGGCGCGGAACCGTGAACGGCTTCTCAGTGCTGCGCGCGAGTTGGTGGACGAGTTCGGGGCTGAGGCGCTAACCATGGACGCGCTGGCCTGCAAGGCGAAGGTGGGCAAGGGGACGGTCTTCCGCCGTTTCGGCAATCGCGCGGGGCTCATGATGACCCTGTTGAGCGACGCGGAGTCCGACTTCCAGCGTGCCTTCATGTTTGGGCCGCCACCCCTGGGCCCCGGGGCATCGCCGGCGGACCGCCTCACGGCATTCGGCGAGGGCCGCATCTACTTTGTCCTCGAAAACGGCGAACTGCTGAAGGCGGCTGGTGCTGCCACCCGGAACAGGTTCGATGTCCCCGCGACGAAGCTCTCGCATCGGCATATGGAGGTTCTGTTGCGGGAGGCCGGCATTGCCGACCCCTGGGTCATGGCCATGTCCCTGACCTACGCACTGGACCCTGAGCGGATCGTCGACGACGTCCGCGTCCGTGGGATTTCCCCCAAGCGACTCACTGATTCGTGGCGCGATGTGGTGGCCCGTTTGATGCGCACCGCCTGA